The Cellulomonas oligotrophica sequence GCGGCCACGGCGTCGAGCACCGACGTGAGGTAGGCGCGCCCCGCGGGCGAGTGCACGTCGACGTCGACCTGCTGGGGCGTGAACGTGGTCCACACGTAGCGCAGCCGGTCGCCGAGCCGCAGCGCCGTGAACGGCAGGCCGGGGCGGGGCCGGTAGATGCGGGCGAGGTCCTCCTCGCGCGCGCCGTCGGGGAACACCGAGGACATCGTGAGGAACATCGACGCCCACTGCGACGCGTCGCCGCGCTCGCGCACGTCCCGGAACTGCGGGGAGTCGGCCGAGACGTGGTTGACGATGAGGTCGACCATGACGTCGTGCGTGCGGGCGAGGTCGCGCACGTCGTCCCAGCCGCCGAGGCGGGGGTCGACCTGCGTGTGGTCGACGGGGTCGAAGCCGGCGTCGGCGCCGTCGTAGGGCGTGAAGAACGGCAGGACGTGGACGCCGGTGAACGCGTCGCCGAACCTGTCGCGCAGGACGCGGGCCAGGCCGGGCAGGTCGCCGCCGAGCCGGTCGGCGTAGGTGATGAGCTGGACCCCGTCGCGCACTGCTCCTCCTCGCGTCCACGTCGTCGTGGTGCGCGGGCGGCGCTGCGGTGCGTCGTCCGCTGGTGGCGACGCTAGCGGCCCCGGCGCCGGTGCGCGCCCCGGGCGCGGGGTGATCGCCGCGACGGCCCGACCGGGTGCGGCGCGGGTCAGCGCGCGGGCACGGCGAGGGGGCGGGTGCCGGCGCGCACGGGCGAGGGCAGCGCGGTGGCGCCCATGAGGAACCGGTCGACGGACGCGGCGACGGCCCGCCCCTCGGCGATCGCCCACACCACGAGGGACTGGCCGCGGCCGGCGTCGCCGGCGACGAAGACGCCGGGCGTGCCGGTGCTGAAGTCGTCGGCGCGTGCGACGGCGCCGCGGGGGGTGCGGGTCAGGCCGAGGCCGTCGAGGAGCGGGCCGGGCTCGGCGCCGGTGAACCCGAGGGCGAGGAGCACCAGGTCGGCGGGGAGCTCGCGGCGGGTGCCGGGCACGGGCACGAACCCGCCGTCGCGGGCCTCGACGTCCTCGACCTCGACGGCGCGGACCGCTCCCGTGCCGTCGTCGAGGACGCGCACGGTGCTGGTGGCCCACACGCGGACCCCGCCCTCGTCGTGGGACGTCGAGGTGCGCAGGATCCGCGGGTAGGCGGGCCACGGGTCGGCGTCGGTACGGGTCGCGGGCGGGGCGGGGAGGATCTCGACCTGCGTGACCGTGCGCGCCCCCTGCCGCAGGGCGGTGCCGACGCAGTCGGCGCCGGTGTCGCCGCCGCCGACCACGACGACGTCGCGGCCGGTGGCGAGGACCTGGTCGGCGACGGTCGCGCCGTGCACGACGCGGGTGGCCTGCGTGAGGTAGGTCATGGCCTGCTCGACGCCGCGCAGCGCACGGCCGGGCACGGGCAGGTCGCGGGGCACGGTGGAGCCGGTGGCGACGACGACCGCGTCGTAGCGGGCGAGCAGCTGCGCACCGGTGACGTCGGTGCCGACGCTCACGCCGGTGCGGAACCGGGTCCCCTCGGCGGTCATCTGCGCCAGGCGGCGGTCGAGGACCTGCTTCTCGAGCTTGAACTCGGGGATGCCGTAGCGCAGGAGCCCGCCGACCGCGTCGTCGCGCTCGAGGACGACGACGGTGTGCCCGCTGCGGGTCAGCTGCTGCGCGCACGCGAGCCCGGCGGGGCCGGAGCCGACGACCGCGACGGTGCGTCCGGTCAGGCGCTGCGGGACCTGGGGCTCGACGAGCCCGCGGGCGAAGGCCTCCTCGGCGAGCGCGACCTCGACGTGGCGGATCGTGGTGGGCTCGTCGTGCAGGCCGAGGACGCACGCGGCCTCGCACAGGGCCGGGCAGACGCGGCCGGTGAGCTCGGGGAAGTTGTTCGTGGCGTGCAGGCGGTCGGCGGCCTGCTCCCAGCCGCCGCGCCACACGAGGTCGTTCCACGCGGGGACCTCGTTGCCCAGCGGGCACGCGGCGGCGCAGAACGGCACGCCGCAGTCCATGCAGCGGCTCGCCTGGCGCCGGACCATGGCGACGTCGTCGTCGTGCCCGGACCGGTGGGCGTGCACCTCGGCCCAGTCCTGCAGGCGCACAGGCACGGGACGGTCGACCGGCAGCTCGCGGTGCCGGTGCGTGAGGAAGCCACGGGGGTCGGCCACGTCGCACGCTCCGCTCAGGGTCGCAGGGCGCCCGGGGTGCGGCGGCGGGCGTCGCCGCCGCGCCCGGGCGTGGTCCCGACGGTAGGCGGGCGCAGGCGGGCGTCGGCGGGCCGGAGGTCCCGGTCGCCGACGCCTGCCGGACGCCGGGCGTCCACGGTGCGGGACGCGTCAGCGGGTGCGGCGCAGCTCGACGAGCACCATCTCCGTGTCGTCGGGGGTGCCGGGCACGCGTGCGGCGTTGCCCGGGTAGTTGTTGTCGTTGGCGAGCAGCAGCCGACCGTCGCGCAGGCGCACGACGGTCTCGAACGACTGGACGGCGAACCGGAACGGGTCGCCGGTGCCGTAGCCGTCGCCGGCCCCGATCCCGTACGGGTTGGCGATCGCGAGCGCGTCGAGCACGAGCTCCTTGCGCAGGTACCCGTCGGCGTCCTCGCGGCGCAGGTCGACGCGGTAGACGCGCTTGACGGCGGCGGCGGGGCCGTCGAGGT is a genomic window containing:
- a CDS encoding glutamate synthase subunit beta produces the protein MADPRGFLTHRHRELPVDRPVPVRLQDWAEVHAHRSGHDDDVAMVRRQASRCMDCGVPFCAAACPLGNEVPAWNDLVWRGGWEQAADRLHATNNFPELTGRVCPALCEAACVLGLHDEPTTIRHVEVALAEEAFARGLVEPQVPQRLTGRTVAVVGSGPAGLACAQQLTRSGHTVVVLERDDAVGGLLRYGIPEFKLEKQVLDRRLAQMTAEGTRFRTGVSVGTDVTGAQLLARYDAVVVATGSTVPRDLPVPGRALRGVEQAMTYLTQATRVVHGATVADQVLATGRDVVVVGGGDTGADCVGTALRQGARTVTQVEILPAPPATRTDADPWPAYPRILRTSTSHDEGGVRVWATSTVRVLDDGTGAVRAVEVEDVEARDGGFVPVPGTRRELPADLVLLALGFTGAEPGPLLDGLGLTRTPRGAVARADDFSTGTPGVFVAGDAGRGQSLVVWAIAEGRAVAASVDRFLMGATALPSPVRAGTRPLAVPAR